One Erpetoichthys calabaricus chromosome 9, fErpCal1.3, whole genome shotgun sequence genomic region harbors:
- the snai3 gene encoding zinc finger protein SNAI3 isoform X1 — translation MPRSFLVKKHLSYKKPNYGYLDAQKRETPFPKTFESSLIAHISHAEFPPNAAGIESMNAQARSPLLSTGLSVTSYGETAEIISGPINMQVHYADPTRADQPADSWQHFKAGSAALRDTLSNLNCTPFQICRSGMSCATEPFKENCSLPEPILPSEHRDLAISVQGKFQCFDCHKAYYTFSGLAKHRQLQCEWHCRKYFNCKYCDKEYVSLGALKMHIRTHTLPCVCKLCGKAFSRPWLLQGHIRTHTGEKPFACPHCSRAFADRSNLRAHLQTHSDVKKYQCKTCAKTFSRMSLLSKHEEASCCPLS, via the exons atgccaaggtcGTTTCTGGTAAAGAAGCACCTGAGttacaaaaagccaaattatgGATACCTGGATGCGCAAAAAAGAG aaacaccATTTCCAAAGACCTTTGAAAGCTCTCTAATCGCCCACATTTCTCATGCTGAGTTCCCACCAAATGCTGCCGGCATTGAATCCATGAATGCCCAGGCGCGGAGCCCACTTCTGTCCACAGGCTTATCAGTCACAAGCTATGGCGAAACTGCTGAAATCATAAGTGGGCCAATCAACATGCAGGTCCATTATGCAGACCCAACTAGAGCTGATCAACCTGCTGACTCTTGGCAGCATTTCAAAGCAGGCAGTGCTGCTCTCCGAGATACTCTTAGCAATCTGAACTGTACTCCTTTCCAAATCTGCAGAAGTGGGATGAGCTGTGCTACAGAACCGTTTAAAGAGAACTGTAGTCTCCCAGAGCCCATCCTACCATCAGAGCATAGAGATCTTGCCATCAGTGTCCAGGGCAAATTTCAATGCTTTGACTGCCATAAGGCTTATTACACATTTTCTGGTCTGGCCAAACACCGACAGCTACAGTGTGAGTGGCATTGTCGCAAGTATTTCAACTGTAAGTATTGTGACAAGGAGTATGTCAGCCTGGGAGCACTGAAGATGCACATccgcacacacacactgccatGTGTGTGTAAGCTCTGTGGTAAGGCCTTCTCTCGACCCTGGTTATTGCAAGGACATATCCGCACCCACACAG GAGAGAAGCCTTTTGCTTGTCCTCACTGCAGTCGGGCATTTGCAGATCGCTCCAACCTGCGAGCACATTTGCAGACTCACTCTGATGTGAAGAAGTATCAATGTAAGACTTGCGCAAAGACCTTCTCAAGGATGTCTTTGCTCTCGAAGCATGAAGAGGCCAGCTGCTGTCCACTGTCCTGA
- the snai3 gene encoding zinc finger protein SNAI3 isoform X2 → MNAQARSPLLSTGLSVTSYGETAEIISGPINMQVHYADPTRADQPADSWQHFKAGSAALRDTLSNLNCTPFQICRSGMSCATEPFKENCSLPEPILPSEHRDLAISVQGKFQCFDCHKAYYTFSGLAKHRQLQCEWHCRKYFNCKYCDKEYVSLGALKMHIRTHTLPCVCKLCGKAFSRPWLLQGHIRTHTGEKPFACPHCSRAFADRSNLRAHLQTHSDVKKYQCKTCAKTFSRMSLLSKHEEASCCPLS, encoded by the exons ATGAATGCCCAGGCGCGGAGCCCACTTCTGTCCACAGGCTTATCAGTCACAAGCTATGGCGAAACTGCTGAAATCATAAGTGGGCCAATCAACATGCAGGTCCATTATGCAGACCCAACTAGAGCTGATCAACCTGCTGACTCTTGGCAGCATTTCAAAGCAGGCAGTGCTGCTCTCCGAGATACTCTTAGCAATCTGAACTGTACTCCTTTCCAAATCTGCAGAAGTGGGATGAGCTGTGCTACAGAACCGTTTAAAGAGAACTGTAGTCTCCCAGAGCCCATCCTACCATCAGAGCATAGAGATCTTGCCATCAGTGTCCAGGGCAAATTTCAATGCTTTGACTGCCATAAGGCTTATTACACATTTTCTGGTCTGGCCAAACACCGACAGCTACAGTGTGAGTGGCATTGTCGCAAGTATTTCAACTGTAAGTATTGTGACAAGGAGTATGTCAGCCTGGGAGCACTGAAGATGCACATccgcacacacacactgccatGTGTGTGTAAGCTCTGTGGTAAGGCCTTCTCTCGACCCTGGTTATTGCAAGGACATATCCGCACCCACACAG GAGAGAAGCCTTTTGCTTGTCCTCACTGCAGTCGGGCATTTGCAGATCGCTCCAACCTGCGAGCACATTTGCAGACTCACTCTGATGTGAAGAAGTATCAATGTAAGACTTGCGCAAAGACCTTCTCAAGGATGTCTTTGCTCTCGAAGCATGAAGAGGCCAGCTGCTGTCCACTGTCCTGA